Proteins from one Periplaneta americana isolate PAMFEO1 chromosome 6, P.americana_PAMFEO1_priV1, whole genome shotgun sequence genomic window:
- the dco gene encoding casein kinase I, translating to MELRVGNKYRLGRKIGSGSFGDIYLGTNISTGEEVAIKLECIKTRHPQLHIESKFYKMMQGGVGIPTIKWCGSEGDYNVMVMELLGPSLEDLFNFCSRRFSLKTVLLLADQLISRIDYIHSRNFIHRDIKPDNFLMGLGKKGNLVYIIDFGLAKKYRDGRTHQHIPYRENKNLTGTARYASINTHLGIEQSRRDDLESLGYVLMYFNRGSLPWQGLKAATKRQKYERISEKKMSTPIEELCKGYPAEFPTYLNYCRSLRFEERPDYSYLRQLFRTLFHRQGFTYDYVFDWNMLKFGGSRHGGPEEQRERRYTSRTAQGTAGGTAGAGGTSRRTQTAFDMVNTPPGTTPPVTTASPTTASPRGRGGETQERRVSMRLHRSATGGGGMGPNASTSDLTNTRQASDIAVGKQTNATVGQMAPPVSAAGLSPPGAGVGPPQGAAAGGGGSARRGSLSKDSIARHNKK from the exons ATGGAGCTCCGAGTGGGAAACAAGTACAGACTAGGCCGTAAAATTGGCAGTGGATCATTCGGTGACATATACTTAG GAACCAATATATCTACGGGTGAGGAGGTGGCAAttaagttagaatgtataaaaactCGGCATCCACAGCTTCATATCGAGTCGAAATTTTACAAAATGATGCAGGGTGGCG TCGGTATACCAACTATCAAGTGGTGTGGTTCCGAAGGTGACTATAATGTCATGGTGATGGAACTCTTAGGTCCGTCACTTGAAGATCTCTTCAATTTTTGCTCACGTCGCTTTTCCCTTAAGACTGTGCTGCTATTGGCTGACCAGCTG ATTTCTCGGATAGACTACATTCACAGCCGAAACTTTATTCACCGAGATATCAAACCAGATAACTTTCTTATGGGCCTTGGAAAGAAGGGTAATTTGGTGTACATCATTGACTTTGGTTTGGCAAAGAAATATCGTGATGGTCGTACACATCAACACATACCCTACCGAGAGAACAAGAACTTAACTGGCACCGCACGATATGCCAGTATTAATACACATTTAGGCATAG AACAAAGCCGCAGAGACGACTTGGAATCTTTGGGGTATGTACTTATGTACTTCAACAGAGGTTCTCTACCATGGCAAGGATTAAAGGCAGCAACCAAGAGACAGAAATATGAACGTATCAGTGAAAAGAAAATGTCAACGCCTATAGAAGAACTATGTAAAGGTTACCCAG CGGAGTTTCCAACTTACCTAAACTACTGCCGCTCACTACGGTTTGAGGAGCGGCCAGATTACTCCTACCTACGCCAGCTGTTCCGCACGCTCTTCCATCGCCAGGGCTTTACCTATGACTACGTATTTGATTGGAACATGCTCAAATTT GGTGGATCACGGCATGGGGGACCAGAGGAACAGCGGGAACGTCGCTACACATCACGTACGGCTCAGGGAACAGCAGGTGGTACAGCAGGTGCAGGTGGGACCAGTAGACGCACGCAGACAGCATTTGATATGGTGAACACTCCTCCAGGAACAACTCCACCAGTCACAACAGCCAGCCCTACCACCG CGTCACCAAGAGGACGAGGGGGTGAGACTCAGGAGAGGAGGGTGAGCATGCGACTACACCGGAGTGCAACAGGGGGCGGCGGAATGGGGCCCAATGCATCAACATCCGACCTGACCAACACCAGACAAGCTTCTGACATCGCTGTGGGCAAGCAGACCAA CGCCACCGTGGGTCAGATGGCTCCACCAGTCTCGGCGGCGGGGCTGAGCCCCCCCGGGGCAGGTGTGGGCCCCCCTCAGGGGGCCGCAGCAGGGGGGGGAGGCTCCGCCCGTAGGGGAAGTTTATCCAAGGACAGCATCGCAAGACATAACAAGAAGTGA
- the LOC138701846 gene encoding meiosis 1 arrest protein-like → MAIQSLLEEFKSKSELMSSNSKWRFPSQLQITLVTSKNGLEIQQYLEETVQNMNIAKLRKIQVLQLPNTMENLICENNTIDLEQKGSTHFVRGSEFVELIKIREIKKDLENIFKTWLLDCDIDREHLRIIFPHSTDVHDFTYSLIKCDIAECLINPLSLPFGHRYQIQTDFCSIQLGGSGITKSIGNDVSIYELEVVACLSSSSICQSQLFGQPGRLYPTQCWHLDWEEHLINRQIYISLCKKLLERDQYLLTRLKEHFHNMNELAGYFILQSDGSELLLNAVVSAELVLPTRENVRSCTSNEKMAHEILNEMGDSLDRLPLIQEFEPSDFSSGLYSMLSRNLKHTSVSIVDHNDSYRTELN, encoded by the exons ATGGCGATACAATCTTTATTAGAGGAATTCAAGTCGAAATCGGAACTCATG TCTAGTAATAGCAAATGGAGGTTTCCTTCACAACTGCAGATAACGTTGGTGACCTCAAAGAATGGCTTGGAAATTCAACAGTACCTTGAAGAAACTGTACAGAATATGAATATTGCAAAGCTCAGAAAAATACAG GTATTGCAATTACCAAACACAATGGAAAATCTGATCTGTGAGAACAACACAATTGACTTAGAGCAAAAAGGTAGCACTCATTTCGTCAGAGGTTCAGAATTTGTAGAGCTAATTAAAATTAGAGAGATAAAAAAGGACCTGGAGAATATTTTTAAGACTTGGCTCCTGGACTGCGACATTGATCGTGAACATCTCCGCATAATTTTTCCTCATTCAACTGATGTACATGATTTCACATATTCGTTAATCAAGTGTGACATTGCCGAATGTCTCATTAATCCTTTATCTTTACCTTTTGGTCATCGTTATCAGATTCAGACAGATTTCTGTAGCATCCAGCTTGGCGGAAGTGGAATAACTAAATCTATAG GAAATGATGTGTCTATATATGAATTGGAAGTGGTTGCTTGCTTATCATCATCTAGTATTTGCCAGTCACAACTTTTTGGTCAACCTGGACGTCTCTACCCTACACAGTGCTGGCATCTAGACTGGGAAGAACACCTAATCAACCGTCAG ATCTATATATCACTTTGCAAGAAACTGCTTGAAAGGGACCAGTACTTGCTCACTCGGCTGAAGGAACATTTccacaatatgaatgaattagcAGGATATTTCATTCTACAATCAG aCGGAAGTGAACTGTTATTGAATGCAGTGGTTTCAGCAGAGCTGGTGCTACCCACAAGAGAAAATGTGCGGTCTTGCACATCTAATGAAAAAATGGCACACGAGATATTAAATGAAATGGGTGATTCCTTGGACAGACTGCCACTTATACAAGAATTTGAACCTTCCGACTTCTCATCAGGTTTATACAGTATGCTTTCTCGAAATTTGAAGCATACTTCCGTGAGTATAGTAGATCACAATGATTCATATAGAACCGAACTCAATTAA